The following coding sequences are from one Tubulanus polymorphus chromosome 12, tnTubPoly1.2, whole genome shotgun sequence window:
- the LOC141913875 gene encoding uncharacterized protein LOC141913875 codes for MIQLGGGKGRVGTSHIESLNVPQHSKVQEMSSVKIVEPVSHLRCVECTKVMSSRGHYKKYIQCSLCRFATCCSNSYLSHMLKYHAGYGTLDIPLKHQQPEFMFCSCGFRSRYGNTLAHHLVFCNKFSCYKTRPAPRCVEVFETESPDTCDTANTDEVPQTIFTALGLKRKRSNEEPIADDPDHICRTIVSSIVNEVVPLEIIEIPDCDRDGGKDNAGTVSLKGVENENIRRSDDNLETHNNKPDIGTVTLKAEINDELVKLELVPNQLVDAAVDPAKIDILSNVITLKNENAELQNDTISSQIAVVVKTEVDSDLVKTNEAEIDKTMNSMEQSENISQGNDVVITDTHNDQISIPTGHNQIETESNVNLIKVEGTCDDLASTYEANDNKVDTVEVKEERPDTDEVNEERPDTNEVNEERPDTNEVNEERPDTDEVNEERPDTDEVNEERPDTDEVNEERPDTDEVNEERPDTNEVNEERPDTDEVNEERPDTNEVKEERPDTDEVKEERPDTDEVNEERPDTDEVNEERPDTDEVNEERPDTNEVNEERPDTDEVNEERPDTDEVNEERPDTDEVNEERPEMDDVIEDETGVETNEQVVDSGATNDTDVEMVEAMEQDTDCSEAMEVDICKDVSNPEILAVNGLQHEPKNGELIVNKNNLINEKIKTGSLNLGCNSDNN; via the exons ATGATCCAACTAGGTGGCGGTAAAGGTCGAGTTGGAACGAGTCATATTGAATCACTGAATGTACCTCAACACTCTAAAGTGCAGGAAATGTCGTCTGTGAAGATTGTAGAACCAGTCAGTCATCTACGCTGTGTCGAATGTACCAAAGTGATGTCGTCCAGAGGACATTATAA GAAATACATACAATGTTCATTGTGTCGGTTTGCGACGTGTTGTTCTAACTCTTACTTGTCGCACATGTTGAAATATCACGCCGGTTACGGTACCCTCGATATTCCTCTCAAACATCAGCAACCCGAATTCATGTTCTGCTCGTGCGGTTTTCGTAGTCGCTACGGTAACACGCTCG CTCATCATTTAGTATTTTGTAATAAGTTCTCGTGCTATAAAACTCGTCCAGCTCCGCGTTGCGTAGAGGTGTTTGAAACTGAGAGTCCTGATACGTGTGATACCGCCA ACACTGATGAAGTTCCACAAACGATTTTTACTGCTTTGGGTTTAAAACGAAAACGATCTAATGAAG AACCAATCGCCGATGATCCTGACCATATATGTCGTACAATTGTAAGCAGTATTGTCAACGAAGTTGTTCCTTtagaaatcattgaaatacctGATTGCGATCGCG ATGGCGGTAAAGACAATGCTGGAACTGTATCGCTCAAAGGTGTCGAAAACGAGAATATTCGTCGCTCGGACGACAATTTAGAAACGCATAATAACAAACCGGATATCGGCACAGTTACTTTGAAAGCGGAAATAAACGATGAACTCGTAAAATTAGAACTCGTACCGAATCAGTTGGTCGACGCCGCAGTTGACCCCGCTAAAATAGACATTCTATCTAATGTCATAACTCTTAAAAATGAGAATGCTGAACTGCAAAATGATACGATCAGTTCACAAATTGCGGTCGTTGTTAAAACTGAAGTTGATTCTGATTTAGTTAAAACAAACGAGGCAGAAATTGATAAAACGATGAATTCAATGGAACAATCGGAGAACATTTCTCAGGGAAATGAtgtagtaattactgatacacaTAATGATCAGATCTCGATACCAACCGGTCATAATCAGATAGAAACTGAGTCTAATGTGAATTTGATAAAAGTTGAAGGGACGTGTGATGATCTGGCGAGTACTTATGAGGCAAATGACAATAAGGTAGACACAGTTGAGGTAAAGGAGGAAAGGCCAGACACTGATGAGGTAAATGAGGAAAGGCCAGACACTAATGAGGTAAATGAGGAAAGGCCAGACACTAATGAGGTAAATGAGGAAAGGCCAGACACTGATGAGGTAAATGAGGAAAGGCCAGACACTGATGAGGTAAATGAGGAAAGGCCAGACACTGATGAGGTAAATGAGGAAAGGCCAGACACTGATGAGGTAAATGAGGAAAGGCCAGACACTAATGAGGTAAATGAGGAAAGGCCAGACACTGATGAGGTTAATGAGGAAAGGCCAGACACTAATGAGGTAAAGGAGGAAAGGCCAGACACTGATGAGGTAAAGGAGGAAAGGCCAGACACTGATGAGGTAAATGAGGAAAGGCCAGACACTGATGAGGTAAATGAGGAAAGGCCAGACACTGATGAGGTAAATGAGGAAAGGCCAGACACTAATGAGGTAAATGAGGAAAGGCCAGACACTGATGAGGTAAATGAGGAAAGGCCAGACACTGATGAGGTAAATGAGGAAAGGCCAGACACTGATGAGGTTAATGAGGAAAGGCCAGAAATGGATGATGTAATCGAGGATGAGACAGGTGTTGAGACGAATGAGCAGGTTGTAGATAGTGGTGCCACAAATGACACAGATGTAGAAATGGTTGAGGCAATGGAACAAGATACAGATTGTAGTGAAGCAATGGAAGTGGATATTTGTAAAGATGTGTCCAATCCTGAAATACTGGCAGTTAATGGATTGCAACATGAACCAAAAAACGGAGAATTGattgtaaataaaaataatttgataaatgaaaaaataaaaactggaAGTTTGAATTTAGGTTGTAATTCTGACAATAACTGA
- the LOC141913876 gene encoding uncharacterized protein LOC141913876, which yields MTAARLSFVDQGLKTLPIKIIKKYLSVLEELDLTSNHIKDFRFLYELPNLNTLILDRNEINSHVKFPKHTGLHTLWLNHNNIENLGVFIQTVMKSFPNLKYLSLMNNPAAPSYFNGGSVVEWNDYRQFVVSRFPSLVALDDVTITAEFRYESERIYGRCLKEDEFIIHHQYQQPEEPQPQQQQQQQPQQSVKQSKQRHQSSHQLGPVYADTSGDQTAAAAAAAGRCPLGSEGEGTAPTPRPTPGTEEGQQRRTKQNRKSSLTKRYKTGGPIIHDDDGYDSLPPVQHIEFPEFDLDVDSLPTVDTNTDNDAHGSNIDVDSLPDFDTWPNSTRDVTHVDTEEVSFSEEEQTEETLNIEDELLQNLPPVFDGENLVRLDDGDTTEIQPGPGPRPDHMRHAGIRRGPVYDDDDDDRGGPVDDNDSEDEDVTTMLGPVQSHDHGRKGPIYGGGDWY from the exons ATGACTGCCGCACGTTTGTCGTTCGTCGATCAAGGCTTGAAAACTTTGCCGATAAAAATCATCAAGAAATATTTATCAGTTCTCGAGGAGCTAGATTTAACATCGAACCATATTAAA GATTTTCGATTTCTCTACGAATTGCCGAATTTGAACACGTTAATTTTGgacagaaatgaaataaattcacaCGTGAAATTTCCGAAACACACGGGTTTACACACACTGTGGCTGAATCATAACAATATCGAAAATCTCG GTGTATTCATTCAAACGGTTATGAAATCGTTTccgaatttgaaatatttaagtcTAATGAATAATCCGGCAGCGCCGAGTTATTTCAACGGAGGAAGTGTCGTCGAGTGGAACGATTATAG ACAGTTCGTGGTGAGCCGATTCCCGAGTCTAGTGGCGCTCGATGACGTCACGATTACCGCCGAATTCAGATACGAATCAGAAAGAATTTACGGTCGATGTttaaaagaagatgaatttattATTCACCACCAATATCAGCAGCCAGAAGAA CcgcagccgcagcagcagcagcagcagcagccgcagcagTCCGTGAAACAGTCAAAACAGCGTCACCAATCTTCTCATCAACTGGGGCCCGTGTACGCCGATACCAGCGGTGATCaaaccgcagcagcagcagcagcagcagggcGGTGCCCGCTTGGGAGTGAGGGCGAGGGGACCGCACCGACTCCGCGCCCCACGCCCGGGACAGAGGAGGGCCAGCAACGACGGACTAAACAAAACCGAAAGTCATCTCTGACCAAACGATATAAGACTGGTGGTCCTATCATTCACGATGATGATGGTTACGACAGTTTACCACCAGTACAACACATAGAATTTCCTGAGTTCGATTTAGATGTAGACAGTCTACCGACTGTCGATACAAACACTGATAATGACGCACACGGATCCAATATCGATGTAGACAGCCTACCAGATTTCGATACGTGGCCAAACTCTACCCGTGACGTCACACATGTTGATACGGAGGAGGTCTCTTTCTCCGAGGAAGAACAGACTGAAGAAACTTTAAATATCGAGGATGAATTGTTACAGAATTTACCACCAGTTTTCGATGGAGAAAACTTGGTCCGTTTAGATGATGGAGACACAACTGAAATACAACCAGGTCCGGGTCCACGTCCGGATCATATGCGGCATGCTGGAATACGGAGAGGACCTGTgtacgatgatgatgacgatgatagaGGAGGACCTGTAGATGATAATGATAGTGAAGATGAAGATGTTACGACGATGCTGGGACCGGTGCAGTCTCACGATCACGGACGGAAAGGTCCGATCTATGGTGGCGGTGACTGGTACTGA